In a single window of the Gossypium hirsutum isolate 1008001.06 chromosome D02, Gossypium_hirsutum_v2.1, whole genome shotgun sequence genome:
- the LOC107908932 gene encoding vegetative cell wall protein gp1, producing the protein MAASNVFILLACFISLGFSSMEVSLATRNLQQVPPPFPPIPLPPPLSPIPLSPVPLLPPLSPIPLPPPFLPVPLPSAYLPVPLPPPMSPLPLIPEPPPFPSIPELRTTTTS; encoded by the coding sequence ATGGCAGCTTCCAACGTTTTCATTTTATTAGCCTGCTTCATTTCCTTGGGTTTTTCAAGCATGGAGGTTAGCCTAGCAACCCGAAATCTTCAGCAAGTGCCACCTCCATTTCCACCAATACCATTGCCACCTCCATTGTCGCCAATACCATTGTCACCAGTACCATTGCTACCTCCATTGTCGCCAATACCATTGCCACCTCCATTTTTACCAGTACCATTGCCATCTGCATATTTACCGGTACCATTGCCACCTCCGATGTCACCACTTCCTTTAATCCCAGAACCACCACCATTTCCTTCAATCCCAGAACTTAGAACTACCACCACTTCGTAA